In one window of Vulpes vulpes isolate BD-2025 chromosome 1, VulVul3, whole genome shotgun sequence DNA:
- the MDC1 gene encoding mediator of DNA damage checkpoint protein 1 isoform X7, giving the protein MEDTQAINWEVEEEEETERPSEALGRGLEPVGRLHIFSSAHGPEKDFPLYLGKNMVGRMPDCSVTLPFSSISKQHAVIEILAWDKAPVLQDCGSLNGTQVLRPPKVLSPGVSHRLRDQELILFADLPCQYHRLNVPLPFVSRGPLTVEETPRVQGGTQPQGLLLAEDSEEEVDSPSERCVVKEPRTSPLAAVVPESDEEGPSPAPDGPGPPFAFNLDSDTDEEESQHSAAGEASLSARRGSTAETEQLKAMTPATQLGKDQCSVKERNNNTKVERDARNGVVSLGGILERNRSAGEDSDTDVDESRPPVRPAEVHLERAQPSEFIDSDTDVEEERIPATPAVVPMKKRQIFHRVSTKSLQEPALVHLQENPAGSDTDVEESEIQPAVPLERNQISMVIDSNTDDEEEVLAALTLARLKESGSDTWNRGTDVEEDRAQPVALLEQSQTSAGRDSKTDMEEEGLPMENRRTVPKCHTDKACSEKRQFPLQDNDLEVDKSLLEVHLERNQASATIDITQVEEKVLPGPAVILVEKHQVPVVWTNQTNVEVEGDQAKLPVMHLGEPQPPLSEDCGTDVEEDTSLAASLVADTGKHQLLAEGDAGTESAAPVLEQERVLEARAQGDSLVSQVEQDLLPVSKENLIDQVVDTGTSGETIQPQREGAQTPTERKREPHVDRTKNSGDNHGDSEDLDLQATQCFVERENQSPEAVQNMEDEATQAFLATLPQESGPSCYSFQASGHLTCKAPPAEKASVGDQESADAHLPAAVPEASTPHHNPLLSQSQKHPVSQPFLSSSPSSLEPIPRTRQNGNQEVPGTPLSSEMEPLYPKSRVRLRGSSRKALSAISSLALEPHSTIPTDQPLCPEPTSRVTRGRTRRSSLKTPELLVPEVQPSTSKDQSVTAEPISQGRTRKSVKTPEPVVSTATQSRALRSSVKTPKVDISTTPALQPSTSKDQPVTPEPTSQVTWGRTRRSSVKIPEPTVPTAPALQPSTSEDQSVITEHTSGGTHSRTRRSSVKTPEPIVPTAPEVQPTISKDQPVTPEPTSPITWGRTRRSSVKTPEPTVPTAPELQPSTSKDHSVITEPTSGATHSRTHRSSLKTPKPTVPTATELQPTTHKGQPVTPKRISQGRTPKSSSKTPTSVVSTVPELQACTPTDQPVTPKLAFQATRGRTQRSSIKTPETVAPTVPEPQPSISTDQPVTPEPTSRATRGRTHRSFVKMLQPIEPTAPDLESVTPTDQLFSPKVQGSQGKMLRSSTISAVPVLTTPEFQPSVPTDQPIPPEPISQANCSRRLRATRNHKSLIAPIICEPYSALPEPKSRSSRNQRQRAVRAVESLRTIPKPAFAQLPEAPTHATQIHKLEAAGRSEFTLGPQPKASQSHKRPLATVDSPPPQKRHQRGEVTQETVFLKEEEEDPMERPREEEDVVVPGPGKRKRDQAEEEPKGIPSRSLRRTKPNQESTAPKVLFTGVVDARGERVVLALGGSLASSVAEASHLVTDRVRRTVKFLCALGRGIPILSLDWLHQSRKAGCFLPPDEYVVTDPEQEKNFGFSLRDALSRARKQRLLEGYEIHVTPGVQPPPPQMGEIISCCGGTVLPSMPRSYKPQRVVITCSQDFPRCSIPFRIGLPILSPEFLLTGVLKQEAKPEAFIFSTLEMSSS; this is encoded by the exons ATGGAGGACACCCAGGCTATCAACTGGGAGgttgaagaagaggaggagacagagagacccAGTGAAGCCTTGGGGCGTGGCTTAGAGCCTGTAGGGCGGTTGCATATCTTCAGTAGTGCCCATGGACCAGAAAAAG ATTTTCCCCTGTATCTTGGGAAGAATATGGTAGGCCGAATGCCTGATTGCTCTGTGACCCTGCCCTTTTCATCCATCTCCAAACAACATGCAGTCATTGAAATCTTGGCCTGGGACAAGGCACCTGTCCTCCAAGATTGTGGCAGCCTCAATGGTACTCAAGTCCTAAGGCCTCCTAAGGTCCTAAGCCCAGGGGTGAGTCATCGGCTGAGGGACCAGGAGTTGATTCTCTTTGCTGACTTGCCCTGCCAGTACCATCGCCTGAATGTCCCCCTGCCCTTTGTTTCCCGGGGCCCTCTAACTGTAGAAGAGACACCCAGGGTACAGGGAGGAACTCAACCCCAGGGGCTCCTGTTGGCTGAGGACTCGGAGGAGGAAGTAG ATTCTCCTTCTGAAAGGTGTGTGGTGAAAGAACCAAGGACCTCCCCTTTGGCAGCAGTAGTTCCAGAGAG TGATGAAGAGGGGCCTTCTCCTGCCCCAGATGGCCCTGGGCCACCTTTTGCCTTCAACCTGGACAGTGACACAGATGAGGAAGAAAGTCAGCATTCAGCAGCGGGAGAGGCCTCCTTATCTGCCAGAAGAGGCTCCACTGCAGAAACAGAACAGCTGAAAGCTATGACACCTGCAACCCAGCTTGGAAAGGATCAGTGTTCAGTGAAGGAGAGGAACAATAACACAAAAGTTGAGAGGGATGCAAGGAATGGGGTGGTCTCACTTGGGGGGATTCTGGAGAGAAACCGAAGTGCTGGGGAGGACAGTGACACAGATGTGGATGAGAGCAGGCCTCCAGTAAGGCCTGCTGAAGTCCATTTGGAAAGGGCCCAACCTTCTGAATTCATAGACAGTGATACTGATGTGGAAGAAGAACGGATCCCTGCAACACCTGCTGTAGTTCCTATGAAGAAGAGGCAAATCTTCCACAGAGTTAGTACAAAGAGTCTTCAGGAACCTGCTTTGGTACATCTACAGGAGAACCCAGCTGGTAGTGATACAGATGTGGAGGAAAGTGAGATCCAACCGGCAGTCCCTCTGGAGAGAAACCAAATTTCCATGGTGATTGACAGCAATACGGATGATGAGGAAGAAGTCTTAGCAGCACTCACTTTGGCACGTCTGAAAGAGAGCGGATCTGATACATGGAACAGAGGTACAGATGTGGAAGAGGACAGGGCCCAACCTGTGGCCCTTCTGGAGCAAAGCCAAACCTCTGCTGGGAGAGATAGTAAGACAGACATGGAGGAGGAGGGTCTCCCAATGGAAAACAGAAGAACTGTGCCCAAGTGTCATACAGACAAGGCATGCTCAGAAAAGAGGCAATTTCCTCTCCAAGACAATGATCTAGAGGTAGATAAGAGCTTACTTGAGGTCCACCTGGAGAGAAATCAAGCCTCTGCCACCATAGACATCACACAAGTGGAAGAGAAAGTCCTACCAGGACCAGCTGTTATACTTGTGGAGAAGCATCAGGTGCCTGTGGTATGGACAAATCAAACAAATGTGGAAGTAGAAGGGGACCAAGCAAAGCTGCCTGTGATGCACCTAGGGGAACCCCAGCCTCCTCTATCTGAGGACTGTGGGACAGATGTGGAGGAGGACACATCCTTAGCAGCCTCACTGGTGGCAGATACTGGAAAGCACCAGCTTCTAGCAGAAGGGGATGCTGGGACAGAATCGGCTGCACCAGTTCTTGAGCAGGAGAGAGTTCTTGAGGCGAGGGCCCAGGGGGATTCACTTGTATCACAGGTGGAGCAAGATCTTCTCCCTGTCTCAAAGGAGAACCTTATAGATCAGGTGGTGGACACAGGCACTTCAGGAGAAACCATCCaaccacagagagagggagcccaGACCCccacagaaaggaagagggaaccACATGTGGACAGGACCAAGAACTCTGGAGACAACCATGGTG ATTCTGAAGACCTGGACCTACAGGCTACCCAGTGTtttgtggagagagagaatcagagccCAGAAG CAGTCCAGAACATGGAGGATGAAGCCACTCAGGCCTTCCTGGCTACTCTACCCCAAGAGTCTGGCCCTTCCTGTTACAGCTTCCAGGCCTCAG GCCACCTGACTTGCAAGGCACCACCTGCTGAGAAGGCCTCTGTG GGTGATCAGGAATCCGCAGATGCTCATCTGCCTGCTGCAGTGCCTGAAGCTTCAACCCCACACCACAACCCCCTCCTCTCTCAGAGTCAAAAACATCCTGTGTCTCagcccttcctttcttcctctccatcttctTTAGAGCCCATTCCCAGGACCAGACAAAATGGGAATCAGGAAGTTCCAGGGACTCCTTTATCCTCAGAGATGGAGCCTCTGTatccaaaatccagagtcaggcTCCGAGGGTCCTCCAGGAAGGCACTCTCTGCAATTTCTTCTTTAGCCCTTGAACCTCACTCAACCATCCCCACAGACCAGCCCCTCTGTCCTGAGCCCACATCTCGGGTCACTCGGGGCAGGACACGTAGGTCCTCTCTCAAGACCCCTGAACTCCTTGTCCCTGAAGTCCAGCCTTCCACCTCCAAAGACCAGTCTGTCACTGCTGAGCCCATATCTCAAGGCAGGACACGTAAATCTGTCAAGACTCCTGAACCAGTCGTCTCCACAGCCACTCAGAGCAGGGCACTTAGGTCTTCTGTCAAGACTCCCAAAGTAGACATCTCCACAACCCCTGCGCTCCAGCCTTCTACTTCCAAAGACCAGCCTGTCACCCCTGAGCCCACATCTCAGGTCACTTGGGGCAGGACACGTAGGTCCTCTGTCAAGATCCCTGAACCAACTGTCCCCACAGCCCCTGCACTCCAGCCTTCCACCTCTGAAGACCAGTCTGTCATCACTGAGCACACATCTGGGGGCACTCACAGCAGGACACGTAGGTCTTCTGTCAAGACTCCTGAGCCAATTGTCCCAACAGCTCCTGAAGTCCAGCCTACTATCTCCAAAGACCAGCCTGTCACCCCTGAGCCCACATCTCCGATCACTTGGGGCAGAACACGTAGGTCCTCTGTCAAGACCCCTGAACCAACTGTCCCCACAGCTCCTGAACTTCAGCCTTCTACCTCCAAAGACCATTCTGTCATCACTGAGCCCACATCAGGAGCCACTCACAGCAGGACACACAGGTCTTCTCTCAAGACTCCTAAGCCAACTGTCCCCACAGCCACTGAGCTCCAGCCTACCACCCACAAAGGCCAGCCTGTCACCCCCAAACGTATATCTCAGGGCAGGACACCTAAGTCTTCTAGCAAGACTCCCACATCAGTTGTCTCCACAGTCCCTGAGCTCCAGGCTTGCACCCCCACAGACCAGCCTGTCACCCCCAAACTTGCATTTCAGGCCACTCGGGGTAGGACACAAAGGTCCTCTATCAAAACCCCTGAAACAGTTGCCCCCACAGTGCCTGAACCCCAGCCTTCCATCTCCACAGATCAGCCTGTCACTCCTGAGCCCACATCTCGGGCCACTCGGGGCAGGACACATAGGTCCTTTGTCAAGATGCTCCAGCCAATTGAACCCACAGCCCCTGATCTTGAATCTGTCACCCCCACAGATCAACTGTTCTCCCCCAAGGTTCAGGGAAGTCAGGGTAAGATGCTAAGGTCTTCTACAATAAGTGCTGTGCCAGTTCTTACCACTCCTGAATTCCAGCCTTCTGTCCCCACAGACCAGCCTATTCCCCCTGAGCCCATCTCTCAAGCCAATTGCAGCAGGAGGCTGAGGGCCACTAGGAACCATAAGTCCCTTATAGCTCCCATTATCTGTGAGCCCTACTCTGCACTCCCTGAACCTAAATCTCGGTCCTCAAGGAACCAAAGACAAAGAGCAGTGAGAGCAGTTGAGTCCCTCAGGACCATTCCCAAGCCGGCCTTTGCCCAGCTTCCTGAAGCCCCCACTCATGCTACCCAGATCCACAAGTTGGAGGCAGCAGGCAGATCTGAGTTCACCCTGGGGCCCCAACCTAAGGCCTCTCAGAGCCACAAGAGGCCTTTGGCTACTGTGGATTCACCCCCACCTCAAAAACGGCACCAAAGAGGAGAAGTCACCCAGGAGACAGTGTTCctcaaggaggaggaagaagatccAATGGAGAGACcaagggaggaggag GATGTAGTGGTTCCAGGACcaggcaagagaaagagagaccaagcAGAGGAGGAGCCCAAGGGAATCCCAAGCCGCAGTCTTAGACGAACCAAACCTAACCAAGAGTCCACAGCCCCCAAA GTTCTCTTCACAGGAGTGGTGGATGCCCGTGGTGAGCGGGTAGTGCTGGCCCTCGGGGGGAGTCTGGCCAGCTCAGTGGCAGAGGCTTCCCACTTGGTGACTGATCGAGTCCGCCGTACGGTCAAGTTCCTGTGTGCCCTGGGGCGGGGGATTCCCATCCTCTCCTTGGATTGGCTTCACCAG TCCCGCAAGGCTGGTTGCTTTTTGCCCCCGGATGAATATGTGGTGACTGATCCTGAGCAGGAGAAGAACTTTGGCTTCAGCCTTCGAGATGCCCTGAGCCGGGCTCGAAAGCAAAGGTTGCTGGAG ggCTATGAGATCCATGTGACTCCAGGAGTCCAGCCACCACCACCTCAGATGGGAGAGATCATCAGCTGCTGTGGAGGCACTGTACTACCCAGCATGCCCCGGTCTTATAAG CCTCAGAGAGTTGTGATTACATGCTCCCAGGACTTCCCTCGATGCTCTATTCCGTTTCGGATTGGGCTGCCCATCCTCTCACCTGAGTTCCTGCTAACAGGAGTGCTAAAGCAGGAAGCCAAGCCAGAGGCGTTCATCTTCTCCACTTTGGAAATGTCATCCTCCTGA
- the MDC1 gene encoding mediator of DNA damage checkpoint protein 1 isoform X11 — protein sequence MTPATQLGKDQCSVKERNNNTKVERDARNGVVSLGGILERNRSAGEDSDTDVDESRPPVRPAEVHLERAQPSEFIDSDTDVEEERIPATPAVVPMKKRQIFHRVSTKSLQEPALVHLQENPAGSDTDVEESEIQPAVPLERNQISMVIDSNTDDEEEVLAALTLARLKESGSDTWNRGTDVEEDRAQPVALLEQSQTSAGRDSKTDMEEEGLPMENRRTVPKCHTDKACSEKRQFPLQDNDLEVDKSLLEVHLERNQASATIDITQVEEKVLPGPAVILVEKHQVPVVWTNQTNVEVEGDQAKLPVMHLGEPQPPLSEDCGTDVEEDTSLAASLVADTGKHQLLAEGDAGTESAAPVLEQERVLEARAQGDSLVSQVEQDLLPVSKENLIDQVVDTGTSGETIQPQREGAQTPTERKREPHVDRTKNSGDNHGDSEDLDLQATQCFVERENQSPEVQNMEDEATQAFLATLPQESGPSCYSFQASGALDEPWEVLATQPFCPRESEAPEPQPIAAHIDAHGSCPSTPRTAPQAQHPESPVHAEPLGIQGRGMQTVEKDMGTPREAPEEVAPERGPLDRETKKLPAGEREDVLGEELTRGIQVLARDNQEQESDQKVKSASTERNMESLNIEIEVPREAQEKETEKQSIAREIFEREAEKPVLEREGEPSGLGMKVPEVKLERGPQRGEIEKGSQDQEGQASSLTPEPSAGMGAQQGLASVPGASGSQSGGAPMSPSRQERGHLTCKAPPAEKASVGDQESADAHLPAAVPEASTPHHNPLLSQSQKHPVSQPFLSSSPSSLEPIPRTRQNGNQEVPGTPLSSEMEPLYPKSRVRLRGSSRKALSAISSLALEPHSTIPTDQPLCPEPTSRVTRGRTRRSSLKTPELLVPEVQPSTSKDQSVTAEPISQGRTRKSVKTPEPVVSTATQSRALRSSVKTPKVDISTTPALQPSTSKDQPVTPEPTSQVTWGRTRRSSVKIPEPTVPTAPALQPSTSEDQSVITEHTSGGTHSRTRRSSVKTPEPIVPTAPEVQPTISKDQPVTPEPTSPITWGRTRRSSVKTPEPTVPTAPELQPSTSKDHSVITEPTSGATHSRTHRSSLKTPKPTVPTATELQPTTHKGQPVTPKRISQGRTPKSSSKTPTSVVSTVPELQACTPTDQPVTPKLAFQATRGRTQRSSIKTPETVAPTVPEPQPSISTDQPVTPEPTSRATRGRTHRSFVKMLQPIEPTAPDLESVTPTDQLFSPKVQGSQGKMLRSSTISAVPVLTTPEFQPSVPTDQPIPPEPISQANCSRRLRATRNHKSLIAPIICEPYSALPEPKSRSSRNQRQRAVRAVESLRTIPKPAFAQLPEAPTHATQIHKLEAAGRSEFTLGPQPKASQSHKRPLATVDSPPPQKRHQRGEVTQETVFLKEEEEDPMERPREEEVLFTGVVDARGERVVLALGGSLASSVAEASHLVTDRVRRTVKFLCALGRGIPILSLDWLHQSRKAGCFLPPDEYVVTDPEQEKNFGFSLRDALSRARKQRLLEGYEIHVTPGVQPPPPQMGEIISCCGGTVLPSMPRSYKPQRVVITCSQDFPRCSIPFRIGLPILSPEFLLTGVLKQEAKPEAFIFSTLEMSSS from the exons ATGACACCTGCAACCCAGCTTGGAAAGGATCAGTGTTCAGTGAAGGAGAGGAACAATAACACAAAAGTTGAGAGGGATGCAAGGAATGGGGTGGTCTCACTTGGGGGGATTCTGGAGAGAAACCGAAGTGCTGGGGAGGACAGTGACACAGATGTGGATGAGAGCAGGCCTCCAGTAAGGCCTGCTGAAGTCCATTTGGAAAGGGCCCAACCTTCTGAATTCATAGACAGTGATACTGATGTGGAAGAAGAACGGATCCCTGCAACACCTGCTGTAGTTCCTATGAAGAAGAGGCAAATCTTCCACAGAGTTAGTACAAAGAGTCTTCAGGAACCTGCTTTGGTACATCTACAGGAGAACCCAGCTGGTAGTGATACAGATGTGGAGGAAAGTGAGATCCAACCGGCAGTCCCTCTGGAGAGAAACCAAATTTCCATGGTGATTGACAGCAATACGGATGATGAGGAAGAAGTCTTAGCAGCACTCACTTTGGCACGTCTGAAAGAGAGCGGATCTGATACATGGAACAGAGGTACAGATGTGGAAGAGGACAGGGCCCAACCTGTGGCCCTTCTGGAGCAAAGCCAAACCTCTGCTGGGAGAGATAGTAAGACAGACATGGAGGAGGAGGGTCTCCCAATGGAAAACAGAAGAACTGTGCCCAAGTGTCATACAGACAAGGCATGCTCAGAAAAGAGGCAATTTCCTCTCCAAGACAATGATCTAGAGGTAGATAAGAGCTTACTTGAGGTCCACCTGGAGAGAAATCAAGCCTCTGCCACCATAGACATCACACAAGTGGAAGAGAAAGTCCTACCAGGACCAGCTGTTATACTTGTGGAGAAGCATCAGGTGCCTGTGGTATGGACAAATCAAACAAATGTGGAAGTAGAAGGGGACCAAGCAAAGCTGCCTGTGATGCACCTAGGGGAACCCCAGCCTCCTCTATCTGAGGACTGTGGGACAGATGTGGAGGAGGACACATCCTTAGCAGCCTCACTGGTGGCAGATACTGGAAAGCACCAGCTTCTAGCAGAAGGGGATGCTGGGACAGAATCGGCTGCACCAGTTCTTGAGCAGGAGAGAGTTCTTGAGGCGAGGGCCCAGGGGGATTCACTTGTATCACAGGTGGAGCAAGATCTTCTCCCTGTCTCAAAGGAGAACCTTATAGATCAGGTGGTGGACACAGGCACTTCAGGAGAAACCATCCaaccacagagagagggagcccaGACCCccacagaaaggaagagggaaccACATGTGGACAGGACCAAGAACTCTGGAGACAACCATGGTG ATTCTGAAGACCTGGACCTACAGGCTACCCAGTGTtttgtggagagagagaatcagagccCAGAAG TCCAGAACATGGAGGATGAAGCCACTCAGGCCTTCCTGGCTACTCTACCCCAAGAGTCTGGCCCTTCCTGTTACAGCTTCCAGGCCTCAG GTGCCCTGGATGAGCCGTGGGAAGTCTTGGCAACACAGCCATTCTGTCCAAGAGAGTCTGAGGCCCCTGAGCCCCAGCCCATTGCTGCCCACATTGATGCCCATGGATCTTGCCCCTCTACACCTAGGACAGCACCACAAGCCCAACATCCAGAGAGCCCAGTTCATGCAGAGCCACTGGGGATTCAAGGCAGAGGGATGCAGACTGTGGAGAAAGACATGGGTACACCAAGAGAAGCACCAGAGGAGGTGGCCCCTGAGAGAGGCCCATTGGACAGGGAAACCAAGAAGCTgccagcaggagagagagaagatgtgTTAGGAGAAGAGTTAACGAGAGGGATACAGGTGTTAGCTAGAGATAATCAGGAACAAGAGTCTGACCAAAAGGTGAAAAGTGCAAGTACTGAAAGGAACATGGAGAGTTTAAACATAGAAATTGAGGTACCCAGGGAAGcacaagagaaagagacagaaaagcagtCTATTGCAAgagaaatatttgagagagaagcagagaaaccagtactagagagagagggtgagccaAGTGGATTAGGCATGAAGGTACCAGAAGTAAAACTGGAGAGAGGCCCACAGAGAGGGGAGATAGAGAAAGGGAGCCAAGACCAGGAAGGGCAGGCCTCCAGTCTAACACCAGAGCCTAGTGCAGGGATGGGGGCCCAGCAGGGACTTGCTTCAGTCCCAGGAGCTTCTGGGAGCCAGTCAGGTGGAGCCCCGATGAGCCCCAGCAGGCAGGAGAGAG GCCACCTGACTTGCAAGGCACCACCTGCTGAGAAGGCCTCTGTG GGTGATCAGGAATCCGCAGATGCTCATCTGCCTGCTGCAGTGCCTGAAGCTTCAACCCCACACCACAACCCCCTCCTCTCTCAGAGTCAAAAACATCCTGTGTCTCagcccttcctttcttcctctccatcttctTTAGAGCCCATTCCCAGGACCAGACAAAATGGGAATCAGGAAGTTCCAGGGACTCCTTTATCCTCAGAGATGGAGCCTCTGTatccaaaatccagagtcaggcTCCGAGGGTCCTCCAGGAAGGCACTCTCTGCAATTTCTTCTTTAGCCCTTGAACCTCACTCAACCATCCCCACAGACCAGCCCCTCTGTCCTGAGCCCACATCTCGGGTCACTCGGGGCAGGACACGTAGGTCCTCTCTCAAGACCCCTGAACTCCTTGTCCCTGAAGTCCAGCCTTCCACCTCCAAAGACCAGTCTGTCACTGCTGAGCCCATATCTCAAGGCAGGACACGTAAATCTGTCAAGACTCCTGAACCAGTCGTCTCCACAGCCACTCAGAGCAGGGCACTTAGGTCTTCTGTCAAGACTCCCAAAGTAGACATCTCCACAACCCCTGCGCTCCAGCCTTCTACTTCCAAAGACCAGCCTGTCACCCCTGAGCCCACATCTCAGGTCACTTGGGGCAGGACACGTAGGTCCTCTGTCAAGATCCCTGAACCAACTGTCCCCACAGCCCCTGCACTCCAGCCTTCCACCTCTGAAGACCAGTCTGTCATCACTGAGCACACATCTGGGGGCACTCACAGCAGGACACGTAGGTCTTCTGTCAAGACTCCTGAGCCAATTGTCCCAACAGCTCCTGAAGTCCAGCCTACTATCTCCAAAGACCAGCCTGTCACCCCTGAGCCCACATCTCCGATCACTTGGGGCAGAACACGTAGGTCCTCTGTCAAGACCCCTGAACCAACTGTCCCCACAGCTCCTGAACTTCAGCCTTCTACCTCCAAAGACCATTCTGTCATCACTGAGCCCACATCAGGAGCCACTCACAGCAGGACACACAGGTCTTCTCTCAAGACTCCTAAGCCAACTGTCCCCACAGCCACTGAGCTCCAGCCTACCACCCACAAAGGCCAGCCTGTCACCCCCAAACGTATATCTCAGGGCAGGACACCTAAGTCTTCTAGCAAGACTCCCACATCAGTTGTCTCCACAGTCCCTGAGCTCCAGGCTTGCACCCCCACAGACCAGCCTGTCACCCCCAAACTTGCATTTCAGGCCACTCGGGGTAGGACACAAAGGTCCTCTATCAAAACCCCTGAAACAGTTGCCCCCACAGTGCCTGAACCCCAGCCTTCCATCTCCACAGATCAGCCTGTCACTCCTGAGCCCACATCTCGGGCCACTCGGGGCAGGACACATAGGTCCTTTGTCAAGATGCTCCAGCCAATTGAACCCACAGCCCCTGATCTTGAATCTGTCACCCCCACAGATCAACTGTTCTCCCCCAAGGTTCAGGGAAGTCAGGGTAAGATGCTAAGGTCTTCTACAATAAGTGCTGTGCCAGTTCTTACCACTCCTGAATTCCAGCCTTCTGTCCCCACAGACCAGCCTATTCCCCCTGAGCCCATCTCTCAAGCCAATTGCAGCAGGAGGCTGAGGGCCACTAGGAACCATAAGTCCCTTATAGCTCCCATTATCTGTGAGCCCTACTCTGCACTCCCTGAACCTAAATCTCGGTCCTCAAGGAACCAAAGACAAAGAGCAGTGAGAGCAGTTGAGTCCCTCAGGACCATTCCCAAGCCGGCCTTTGCCCAGCTTCCTGAAGCCCCCACTCATGCTACCCAGATCCACAAGTTGGAGGCAGCAGGCAGATCTGAGTTCACCCTGGGGCCCCAACCTAAGGCCTCTCAGAGCCACAAGAGGCCTTTGGCTACTGTGGATTCACCCCCACCTCAAAAACGGCACCAAAGAGGAGAAGTCACCCAGGAGACAGTGTTCctcaaggaggaggaagaagatccAATGGAGAGACcaagggaggaggag GTTCTCTTCACAGGAGTGGTGGATGCCCGTGGTGAGCGGGTAGTGCTGGCCCTCGGGGGGAGTCTGGCCAGCTCAGTGGCAGAGGCTTCCCACTTGGTGACTGATCGAGTCCGCCGTACGGTCAAGTTCCTGTGTGCCCTGGGGCGGGGGATTCCCATCCTCTCCTTGGATTGGCTTCACCAG TCCCGCAAGGCTGGTTGCTTTTTGCCCCCGGATGAATATGTGGTGACTGATCCTGAGCAGGAGAAGAACTTTGGCTTCAGCCTTCGAGATGCCCTGAGCCGGGCTCGAAAGCAAAGGTTGCTGGAG ggCTATGAGATCCATGTGACTCCAGGAGTCCAGCCACCACCACCTCAGATGGGAGAGATCATCAGCTGCTGTGGAGGCACTGTACTACCCAGCATGCCCCGGTCTTATAAG CCTCAGAGAGTTGTGATTACATGCTCCCAGGACTTCCCTCGATGCTCTATTCCGTTTCGGATTGGGCTGCCCATCCTCTCACCTGAGTTCCTGCTAACAGGAGTGCTAAAGCAGGAAGCCAAGCCAGAGGCGTTCATCTTCTCCACTTTGGAAATGTCATCCTCCTGA